In Deltaproteobacteria bacterium, the following are encoded in one genomic region:
- a CDS encoding Gfo/Idh/MocA family oxidoreductase produces the protein MEKIKVGVVGVGYFGRFHAEKYSKIPYVELVGVADIDGSRARDVAGRFSTQPFLDYRNLFDKVQAVSVAVPTSVHYQVARDFIDHGIDVLLEKPMTTSLREAEALVERAQAQKRILQIGHLERFNSVLAALDGLVGDPLFLDSQRLSPFLERTADVDVVLDLMIHDIDIVLSIIPGEVTGIDAVGVPVVSPRLDVANARLVFESGCAANMTASRVSREKLRQITVFQKDGYFTIDFLSHVIRVNRKKEGSKGSEVVAEEIRIEPVDALEKEIRSFIEKVRDRTVPLVSGQEGKRALRIALAITEEIQKQIRKRKEPGFLDV, from the coding sequence GTGGAAAAGATAAAGGTGGGTGTGGTCGGTGTGGGATATTTCGGCCGGTTCCACGCGGAGAAATACTCGAAGATTCCCTATGTCGAACTCGTCGGTGTGGCCGACATCGACGGGTCCAGGGCAAGAGACGTTGCCGGCCGTTTCTCGACCCAGCCCTTTCTCGATTACAGGAATCTCTTTGACAAGGTTCAGGCGGTGAGTGTCGCGGTTCCCACGTCCGTCCACTATCAGGTGGCCAGGGATTTTATCGATCACGGCATCGATGTCCTGCTGGAGAAACCCATGACCACCAGCCTTCGGGAGGCTGAGGCCTTGGTTGAAAGGGCTCAAGCCCAGAAGAGGATCCTTCAGATCGGCCATCTCGAACGGTTCAATTCGGTCCTGGCGGCTCTCGACGGTCTGGTGGGCGACCCCCTGTTCCTCGATTCCCAGAGACTGAGCCCCTTCCTGGAAAGAACCGCCGATGTCGACGTGGTCCTCGATCTGATGATTCACGACATCGACATCGTTCTCAGTATCATCCCAGGGGAAGTCACCGGGATCGATGCAGTGGGTGTCCCGGTGGTCTCTCCACGCCTCGATGTCGCCAATGCCAGACTCGTCTTCGAGAGCGGTTGTGCGGCCAACATGACGGCCAGCCGCGTGTCGCGGGAAAAGTTGAGGCAGATCACGGTATTCCAGAAGGACGGTTACTTCACCATCGACTTTCTTTCTCATGTGATAAGGGTTAACCGGAAAAAGGAGGGCTCAAAGGGATCGGAAGTGGTGGCCGAGGAGATCCGAATCGAGCCCGTAGACGCTCTTGAGAAGGAAATCCGCTCTTTCATAGAGAAGGTGAGAGACAGGACCGTTCCTCTCGTCTCCGGGCAGGAAGGGAAGAGGGCCCTGAGAATCGCCCTGGCCATCACCGAAGAGATACAGAAGCAGATCCGCAAGAGGAAAGAACCGGGCTTCCTCGATGTCTGA
- the lpxB gene encoding lipid-A-disaccharide synthase, with protein sequence MSEKMIRSDRPKRVLIIAGEASGDLHGANLVRAVHRVAPRVGFYGIGGENLRSAGAQLLFHNSQLALVGISEVLPKLRSILLAFGRVKRSLVEEDPDLAVLIDFPDFNLHMAGHLKRRGIPILYYISPQIWAWRGWRINKIRKLVDRMVVVLPFEPSFYGKRGVEVSFLGHPLLDVVKPSPDAARLLRRPGVGPGSRVIGLFPGSRDQEVHRLLPVMLDAASLMVDQGLDLHFLVALAPDIDPGEIGRLVEMKNLSVGIVENRPYDVMAVSEVLLVASGTVTLEAAILNTPMVILYRVSPLTYWIGRMMARVDHIGLVNLVAGTTVAPELIQGRASADMAAREVISILEDVQRCSTMKSALAEVREKLGTPGASDRVARLVLEMIDGEKG encoded by the coding sequence ATGTCTGAAAAGATGATCCGGTCAGACCGGCCGAAGCGTGTCTTGATCATTGCCGGGGAGGCATCGGGAGATCTCCATGGCGCAAACCTCGTGAGGGCAGTCCACCGGGTGGCCCCTCGGGTAGGGTTCTACGGAATCGGCGGGGAGAACCTCAGGAGTGCAGGGGCGCAACTGCTCTTCCACAATTCTCAGCTCGCCTTGGTGGGAATCTCAGAGGTTCTGCCAAAACTCCGGTCCATCCTCCTGGCCTTTGGCCGGGTAAAACGATCACTGGTCGAAGAAGATCCGGACCTGGCCGTTCTGATCGATTTCCCTGACTTCAACCTGCACATGGCGGGCCATCTCAAAAGAAGGGGCATCCCGATTCTTTACTACATCAGCCCCCAGATCTGGGCGTGGCGGGGATGGAGGATCAACAAGATCAGGAAGCTGGTGGACAGGATGGTTGTGGTCCTCCCCTTTGAACCCTCCTTCTACGGGAAGAGGGGGGTCGAGGTGAGCTTTCTGGGCCACCCCCTGCTCGACGTCGTCAAACCCTCACCGGATGCGGCACGGTTATTGCGTCGTCCCGGGGTCGGTCCGGGAAGCCGGGTCATAGGTCTTTTCCCCGGGAGCCGGGATCAGGAGGTCCACCGGTTACTTCCGGTCATGCTCGATGCGGCCAGCCTGATGGTGGACCAGGGTTTGGATCTCCACTTCCTCGTCGCACTTGCGCCGGATATCGATCCCGGCGAGATCGGGCGCCTCGTAGAGATGAAGAACCTCTCCGTTGGGATAGTGGAGAACCGTCCCTATGATGTGATGGCTGTATCAGAGGTTCTTCTTGTCGCTTCCGGCACGGTGACGCTGGAGGCTGCGATACTCAATACTCCCATGGTAATCCTCTACAGGGTCTCACCTCTTACGTATTGGATCGGCAGAATGATGGCACGGGTCGATCATATCGGCCTCGTCAACCTCGTGGCAGGCACAACCGTGGCACCCGAGCTCATCCAGGGCAGGGCGTCGGCCGACATGGCAGCCCGTGAGGTTATCTCGATCCTCGAGGACGTTCAACGTTGCTCGACCATGAAGTCGGCCCTGGCAGAGGTAAGAGAAAAGCTCGGTACTCCTGGGGCCTCTGACAGGGTAGCCCGTCTGGTCTTGGAAATGATCGATGGAGAAAAAGGATGA
- the msbA gene encoding lipid A export permease/ATP-binding protein MsbA yields MKSLDLYRRLLAYVKPYSGKIIFAMISMVGFAASTSLMAVLVQPIIDGMVGKDVEQLKILPLQLLGIFLARGFFDYWQEYLIRYAGQQAVADMRQSLYDHIQSLSLSFFTRTPTGVLISRIMNDVNLVQGAVSSAITSMLKHPLTIVGLAGVAFYRDWRLASVAFLILPVALIPIYRFSRKIRRVSIRGQQMMARLTNLIHETTTGVRIVKAFNMEDYEKDRFRHENAGYLRQIMKRIRVRALSSPVMEVIGGIVVCFIVFLGSYYVARGYSLGKLASFLSALLLIYRPMKSLVQTNNLVQEGLAAGTRIFELLDERPDASDAEGARPLAKVERSIEFRKVSFMYDEDWVLRDINLKVEVGEVIALVGSSGGGKTTLVNLIPRFYDVTEGEILIDGTDVRAYTLKSLRDRIGIVTQQTILFNDTAKRNIAYGSFHKSDEEILEAAKAASAHDFIERLPNGYDTVIGEQGVRLSGGERQRIAIARAILKNAPILILDEATSSLDSESELEVQKALERLMAHRTVFVIAHRLSTIRKADRILVIQGGRIVEEGDHRKLMAMGGEYRRLYRIQFRDMETIVEAPSAPGVA; encoded by the coding sequence ATGAAGTCACTCGATCTGTATCGGAGACTTCTCGCCTATGTAAAACCATACTCTGGGAAGATCATCTTCGCCATGATCTCCATGGTGGGGTTCGCGGCTTCGACTTCCCTCATGGCTGTCCTTGTTCAACCGATCATCGACGGCATGGTGGGCAAGGACGTGGAGCAACTGAAGATCCTCCCCCTCCAGCTCCTGGGCATCTTCCTGGCCCGGGGTTTCTTCGACTATTGGCAGGAGTATCTGATCCGGTACGCAGGCCAGCAGGCGGTGGCCGATATGAGGCAGTCCCTCTACGACCATATCCAATCTCTGTCGCTCTCTTTCTTTACCAGAACACCCACGGGAGTCCTCATCTCCAGGATAATGAACGACGTCAACCTCGTCCAGGGGGCGGTCTCGAGCGCGATCACAAGCATGTTGAAACACCCTCTCACCATAGTCGGTCTGGCCGGTGTAGCCTTTTACCGGGACTGGAGGCTGGCGTCGGTCGCCTTTCTGATCCTTCCCGTTGCCCTGATTCCCATCTACCGCTTCAGCAGGAAGATCCGGAGGGTCAGCATCAGAGGCCAGCAGATGATGGCCAGGCTCACCAACCTCATCCACGAGACCACCACAGGGGTTCGCATCGTCAAGGCATTCAACATGGAGGATTACGAGAAGGATCGGTTCAGACACGAAAACGCCGGGTATCTCAGGCAGATCATGAAACGCATAAGAGTGAGAGCCCTCTCTTCGCCCGTCATGGAGGTCATCGGGGGGATCGTAGTCTGTTTCATCGTTTTTCTCGGAAGCTACTATGTTGCGAGAGGATACTCTCTGGGCAAGCTCGCATCTTTTCTGAGCGCCCTCCTCCTGATCTACCGGCCCATGAAGAGCCTGGTGCAGACCAACAACCTCGTTCAGGAGGGCCTCGCTGCCGGGACCCGCATCTTTGAACTTCTCGACGAAAGACCCGACGCATCCGATGCAGAGGGAGCAAGGCCCCTCGCCAAGGTCGAGCGCTCCATCGAGTTCCGGAAGGTCTCCTTCATGTACGACGAGGACTGGGTTCTGAGGGACATCAATCTCAAGGTCGAGGTAGGAGAGGTCATAGCCCTCGTTGGGAGCAGCGGCGGCGGCAAGACGACGCTGGTGAATCTCATCCCCCGGTTCTACGACGTTACAGAAGGGGAGATCCTCATCGACGGGACCGATGTCAGGGCATATACCCTGAAGTCTCTCAGGGACCGGATCGGAATCGTGACCCAGCAGACAATCCTCTTCAACGACACGGCAAAGAGGAATATCGCCTACGGTAGTTTCCACAAGTCAGACGAAGAGATCCTCGAGGCGGCCAAAGCGGCGAGCGCCCATGATTTCATCGAGAGACTTCCCAATGGCTACGACACCGTCATCGGCGAACAAGGGGTGAGGCTCTCCGGCGGGGAAAGACAGCGGATCGCCATCGCCCGGGCCATCCTCAAGAACGCCCCGATCCTTATCCTCGACGAGGCCACATCTTCCCTGGATTCGGAATCCGAACTTGAAGTCCAGAAGGCCCTTGAAAGACTGATGGCTCACCGGACCGTCTTCGTCATCGCCCATCGCCTATCGACCATCCGTAAGGCAGACCGGATCCTCGTGATACAGGGCGGCAGGA